From Arachis stenosperma cultivar V10309 chromosome 2, arast.V10309.gnm1.PFL2, whole genome shotgun sequence, one genomic window encodes:
- the LOC130962441 gene encoding uncharacterized protein LOC130962441, translating to MISRKYCWVIRRYNGSHTCTRATISQDHSKLDSLTIAEVIKPLVKADPSLKVKSVIAEVQSKFNYTVSYRKAWLAKQRAVEKIFGGWEASFEALPIWFEAMCHKEPSAVVHFETIPAYQDDDLVGDIRVLHRVFWSYYPCIRAFRHCKPVVQVDGTHLYGKYKGCLLVAVSQDGNNNIVPIAFAIVEGETSDAWHFFLSNVRQHVVTRDGVGLIFDRHESINAAVERSNGAWSLPRAFHMFCIKHIESNFLRKFKAPYLQKLVVNIGYSRTVREYEYALAFDGGYRWGHMTTNLVECINSVLKGARNLPITTLVKATFYRLNELFTRKRAETEVRISAGHVFSNVVTSKLHANQLASGNIQVSCFDCLNEVFEVREMPNGLEFAVDLRGLRCDCGEFQVDRIPCKHVFACYANQRLDWKLYVHDVYKMDQVLRVYRARFRPLGNPTIWPAYNGPRFVPNPYLRRVTKGRPKMTRFLNEIDTRMLRRPRRCRLCGAEGHSRSRCRQSAGANAAGDAQ from the exons ATGATCAGCAGGAAGTACTGTTGGGTTATAAGGAGGTATAATGGTAGTCACACATGTACCCGAGCCACCATCTCACAAGATCATTCGAAGCTGGATTCTCTCACAATTGCAGAAGTGATAAAGCCATTGGTTAAGGCGGACCCCTCCTTAAAGGTAAAGTCGGTTATAGCAGAAGTGCAATCGAAGTTTAACTACACCGTTAGTTATCGGAAAGCATGGCTGGCTAAGCAAAGGGCagtagaaaaaatatttggaggtTGGGAAGCATCGTTTGAAGCATTGCCTATATGGTTTGAGGCCATGTGTCATAAGGAGCCATCAGCTGTTGTCCATTTCGAGACTATACCTGCATATCAAGACGATGACTTGGTGGGTGATATTCGAGTACTGCATCGAGTATTTTGGAGTTATTACCCCTGTATTAGGGCATTCAGACATTGTAAACCAGTTGTCCAGGTGGATGGGACTCACTTGTATGGAAAGTATAAGGGTTGTCTGCTAGTGGCAGTTTCACAAGATGGCAACAACAATATCGTCCCAATTGCGTTTGCTATTGTGGAGGGAGAGACTTCTGATGCATGGCACTTTTTCCTTAGTAACGTTCGTCAACATGTTGTCACTCGGGATGGTGTGGGTCTAATATTTGACCGACACGAATCCATCAATGCAGCTGTGGAACGCAGTAACGGAGCTTGGTCACTTCCTAGAGCTTTTCATATGTTTTGCATCAAGCATATTGAGTCAAACTTTCTGCGAAAATTCAAGGCACCATACCTCCAAAAATTGGTCGTCAACATTG GATATTCAAGGACGGTGCGGGAGTACGAA TATGCATTGGCATTTGATGGTGGATACCGATGGGGTCACATGACGACGAATCTTGTGGAATGCATCAATTCAGTGTTGAAAGGTGCACGCAATCTTCCAATAACTACTCTTGTGAAGGCAACATTCTACAGGCTAAACGAGTTGTTCACCCGAAAAAGAGCGGAGACAGAAGTGCGGATTAGTGCTGGCCATGTGTTCTCTAATGTCGTGACCTCGAAGTTGCATGCAAACCAACTTGCATCAGGAAACATTCAGGTCAGTTGCTTTGACTGCCTGAATGAGGTCTTTGAGGTGCGTGAGATGCCAAATGGACTGGAGTTTGCAGTCGATCTACGTGGCCTTCGATGTGACTGTGGTGAGTTCCAGGTGGATCGGATCCCTTGCAAACATGTGTTCGCATGTTATGCCAACCAGCGACTGGATTGGAAACTGTATGTCCATGATGTGTATAAGATGGACCAAGTTTTGCGGGTGTACCGAGCAAGGTTTAGGCCACTAGGTAATCCTACAATATGGCCTGCTTACAACGGACCTCGGTTCGTACCGAATCCGTACCTTAGACGCGTCACGAAAGGTCGCCCCAAGATGACCCGCTTCTTGAATGAGATAGACACGCGAATGTTACGTCGTCCTAGGCGATGTAGGCTATGTGGAGCTGAGGGACATAGTCGTAGCAGATGCCGTCAGTCAGCTGGTGCAAATGCCGCCGGAGATGCTCAATAG
- the LOC130962285 gene encoding transcription factor bHLH14, whose protein sequence is MEELIISPSSSSSLVSTTTPSSSTTQMLQQNLQFLLQSQPSWWVYAIFWSTTKDDNGNLYLAWGEGHFQGNTTEHTKTQQQHNQNDAEWFYVMSLTRTFSIANSSSSSLPGKAFALGSVLWLNSKEELQFYNCERAKEAHAHGIETLICIPTSNGVVEMGSYNTIPQNWNLINHVKSVFEDSMVNNNNNNNNNNHCNNNNLHNTVQQIFEDNEDFSFAEISFMAGLEEGREQVISRKQADVTVAFNKESKDSYAESEHSDSDCPFLKTENTENKNKSEAPKSKRGRKPVLNRETPVNHVEAERQRREKLNHRFYALRAVVPNVSRMDKASLLSDAVAYINELKAKIKDLESEKDNYQRKKKVKLETGDTMDNQSTVTNSSTVVDQEKCSNGVVAEVDVKIIGDDAMVRVQSENVNHPGARLMGALRDMEFQVHHASMTCVNELMLQDVVGKVPNGIFTSEEGIRSAILMRLDH, encoded by the coding sequence ATGGAAGAGTTGATAATCTCAccttcttcatcttcatctctAGTTTCTACCACAACTccatcatcatcaacaacaCAAATGCTCCAACAAAACCTTCAGTTCCTTCTCCAATCGCAACCAAGCTGGTGGGTCTACGCCATCTTCTGGAGCACCACGAAGGACGACAATGGCAACCTCTACCTAGCTTGGGGTGAAGGCCATTTCCAAGGCAACACCACCGAACACACCAAAACGCAACAACAACACAACCAAAACGACGCCGAATGGTTCTACGTCATGTCGTTGACCAGAACCTTCTCCATAgcaaactcttcctcttcttctctaCCCGGTAAAGCTTTTGCTTTGGGTTCAGTCCTTTGGCTCAACAGCAAAGAAGAGCTTCAATTCTATAACTGCGAGAGAGCCAAAGAAGCTCACGCTCACGGCATCGAAACCTTGATCTGTATTCCAACCTCAAACGGCGTCGTTGAGATGGGTTCTTACAACACCATCCCTCAGAACTGGAACCTCATCAACCATGTCAAGTCCGTCTTCGAAGACTCCATggtcaacaacaacaacaataacaataacaataaccaCTGTAACAATAACAATCTCCACAACACCGTTCAGCAAATCTTCGAGGACAACGAAGACTTTTCCTTCGCCGAGATCAGTTTCATGGCCGGTCTCGAAGAAGGCAGAGAACAAGTCATTTCACGAAAGCAAGCGGACGTAACCGTCGCTTTCAACAAAGAAAGCAAGGATTCGTACGCAGAGTCGGAGCACTCGGACTCCGACTGTCCGTTTCTGAAAACAGAAAAcactgaaaataaaaacaaatcgGAAGCTCCAAAGAGCAAGAGAGGCAGGAAGCCGGTCCTCAACCGCGAAACGCCGGTGAATCACGTGGAGGCGGAGAGGCAACGGAGGGAGAAACTAAACCACCGATTCTACGCCTTGCGAGCGGTGGTTCCGAACGTTTCGAGGATGGACAAGGCTTCTTTATTGTCCGATGCCGTCGCTTACATCAACGAGTTGAAGGCGAAGATCAAAGATCTTGAATCCGAGAAAGATAACTATCAGcgcaagaaaaaggtgaagcTCGAAACCGGTGATACTATGGACAATCAAAGCACGGTGACAAATTCCTCAACCGTAGTGGATCAAGAGAAATGTAGCAATGGCGTTGTTGCTGAGGTGGATGTGAAGATCATAGGGGACGATGCCATGGTTAGGGTTCAAAGTGAGAATGTGAATCACCCAGGTGCGAGACTGATGGGAGCATTGAGGGATATGGAGTTTCAAGTTCATCATGCTAGCATGACTTGCGTCAATGAATTAATGCTTCAAGATGTTGTTGGAAAAGTCCCCAATGGAATCTTCACAAGTGAAGAGGGTATTCGATCTGCTATTCTCATGAGGTTGGATCATTAA